DNA from Magnolia sinica isolate HGM2019 chromosome 19, MsV1, whole genome shotgun sequence:
gttaaatttaAGATATTCTGTCGactatttaaattttattaatttaggATAGCTGTTGCtcttagaattttaataatttatttacgaattcaaatgagatgaaattttatgAGATGGCTTTAAACTCAATGATGGAAAattatcataaaaattttaaaataattcaattacAAGAAACCTTGCAAGAAACGGTGGCATCGTGcaatcttacaaaaaaaaaaaaaaaaaatcattagtttcagaTAAAggtcacttctagaattttaatatatttttttctacaacttgaaatgaaataaattttgTAGAGTGAGTTTAACCTTAATAagaaactatttttttaaaaaaatctattactaaatatataaaaaatgttATAATGGCCCCCGCCCAAGCGGCCAAGGGGTGGCCCTTTTTGTGTTTTAAACATGTGTGGGGTCACTTGAAGACCCCTCTCCCAGCCCTTCTCTTCCTCATTCCAAAAACCACAACCCATTTCTCTCAAATCCCTCTCCTCATCCATGAATCCATCCCAACAACCCTTCATCAACCTTCCAATTCTTCACAAATCTTCACCAAACCCCTCTTTCTCTTCTCAAATTAGGACTAACATCCGAAGGCATCTAATAGACGAGTTGGATGATActtacatgtcatggtgggccacacataggttTAAAAAAGGCCGGTACTTATCATACATGCATGCTTGTTTTAAAAGACCCTGTAGACCTTCCTATATTAACTAATAAATAGTTTTCTTAGGTCTGATTTGGGTCCTGTCTAGGTTGAGTTCATTATAATATTTGATAAGATGAAACCAAATGTGGTGACTTgtaattcattgattgatggatggtgtgagttggGTAAGACAGAAGTTGCATCGGACATTTTGCTGTTAATGGGTGAGAAGGGTATTTTGCCGAATGAGGTTAATTATACTTCGTTGATTAAAGCCTACtgtaaagaaagtgagatttaataaatacacacacacacatgatatAGCTCGTTTGACTCTATCGCCTAATTTGCTTGCTCGGCTTTACCATTTGAggtgtgcatgtaatagttgTGTTGGATTTAGTACTGGATGAGACCATGTCAAGATGCGAGTGTAGTCAATGCGAGGCTCCGCCATAGCCAGCTCCTGGATCCTAGTGTCATATCTCAGGTACTTCCCTAAGTGCAGACTATGAAGCATTCGCACATACTCTCATTGCGAATGAGTCAGCCTACCACCATAGTGTAGTCACGCTATTTTGGAGAGGAGAGTAACATAAGAGAGCCTTTAAGGTAAGCGAATTTGTTACACTAGAACTCAAGAATGTGGTCTATGTGGTTAGTTATAAATGAAGACCTGTTTTCCTTATGTAGACTTAAGATTCTTTTAGCTGCCTTAAACGGATAGTTAAGATAAGGCTTACGATATCATCTTGTGGCTGAGAAAACTTTAGAAACTATCTAGATAATCCTACGTAGTTTCTACAATACACTCTAGAATTTTCTATACACGTAGGAACCTCTTAACCTACAAAATGTGCCAAAATGCCTAATTTCATGGAATAGCCTCCTTGAAATTTCTGGTATATCCATAACATCAGTTAACAGATGAAGATTGATGCCCTGTGGGTTGCCAATGAACCAAGTGTATTTTTTTCCATATTtgagttttagtattttgtttctttttagaaagtacttctaaccatgatagaaatcatcttgtatgattaaattagattatttttagtatatttttctacttcaaatagtttctagTACTGTTGAACTTtgactcttgaatagggttgagtttgattgtttaattctttctaagttcatattcgatgcagacttcactaaaatattgtaagttttcttattttcttatgtaatcaagattcataccacattgaggagatgatgttcttcctcttttcattcccgcggcctttctagggtcaccatcccttctaaaccctagagagaactctcccattctagatctacttcaaacccatctccaaaaacccatctcaaacccCATTCACAAATCCAACACTAAACCCATTTCATTTTTTCCAAAAACATTCTCATCAACAATCCATTTCCTTGCCGAGGGAAGTGGCATTCCTAGCAACTGTTGCCTCCTTCTTCTCCATTTCGGTAATTCTTTCCCTCATAGGGAAGAAGCACCCCCACTCTCGTCTGACCTAAAAGAATAGAAGCTTAACACACGAataattagtagtttgttttgAGTCAGTTAGGACAACTACCATGTATATTGAAGATAATCAAAACTCCTGCTTGATTTGtctgctttttttttctttacgtTTAGAGTATCTAGTAATACATGTAAATCCATACTGTAGGATAtaactggccatactaatggcATTTTGAATTCAATATGAATGTATGGATTGTTTTGGAATTTTCTTATCGtcttgtgaatgcttgtatgaaTAATTGCTTTACTAGCGTTATTAGCACTCTAAACCTCCCGAATACCTTAGAACTTTcgattctttaaaaataaatcaataaataaataaattgtagtaaaccatcaAGGTGAAAAAGTTCTAAgaggggtagactaaaatgagccagactagcataAATAGTATACATcctaccacgcatataaacttgaaattaataaaacttaggcaaatgaaataataaaatcattACTTATTACCCCTAGGAAATTTTGGggacaaaattatttttaagggggtaagattgtaacgtcctagattttcactgttttgaattttcaaaaattcttgaaatttttttatgtaattaacttatattatcacttactgaccattagcactaaatgttagtttatacatgggtggtactagtaaagaaccacacaagtccgattaatcaaccgttaggaagccaacgaatccgcccgatcacttgaacatcaagtttagcaccatgatttactcacataggacccaaattcTAACCGAaccatcactaactaatcaaaacaattataactaaattaaattagacaaagattagcccaattgattaggccgGATGGGTCTTGATAGAACCGTGCGGGCCTCCAAGTCGATGGCCGTTTACACTGCTGACGCTGGCTATATCGCAACACGGGAAggtcaaaaattataaaaatttagggagcatagatctcaccgggcttggggaccatcgtagaccacggacccagtggacacccagtaGAATCCAGACTTACCAATGtaacccaccaatgccagaattggaatctatCACTGGTAAATAAAATTGGGTTGTCAAGTATTTTAGCCGTcgaatttctttcaaatttacgATAACGGTCTAATGTATTTGTCTACGccacccacaaaatctgggtcccgatcgtggcatggtgaccgttgatcgcgaatcggacccgtgcgaccaaaccccatatccaatCGTccttaaattttgcatggcccttcatcgggccatggagcacatatcttataagtttcatggccagagggccaccagaactacccCGATTCTCCAAATAAGCTCTAGAAcgttcgttagtgggccactagttccaaaactatagaataatgttcatcttactgggcttgacgcccaaCGCAGGAGTCGGACCGGGGtattgtccagaaccgctcaacttgagccgaaggacaagtacatgagaagtgcaaatatcctaaaggaatgagttggaacttaagtgaattaagtcgtccactcttatgcaaagttgaggatttcggaccgtcggtttgcgaccaaactttacccgtggagtaaggatattttcctgctcatatccgtatagccgcggccctgatcgactatcggtgaccgttgaacagacttttaattatatctgtcgatcggtgcgtccaaatggcgggccgatcatatacctacgtagatcatcattaggaccaattatccaacggtgggtgtcgactcctacgccccatagtgggctctagagcttagaaagaccttctcataggtctagtatagtaaaaacctagcacctggggccatttgcaccaaatctggcattataaaagggcctcatttggggcacccctctccccatacgaatttgccctagagaaaagaaagagagaaagagagaaagaggagaaaagaggagaaagagagaaggagagaaggaagaagggagagaaaggtgggcccaagggaggtgagatttagaaacccctcttccctttcctcaagaaatcccacatccacaaatacaagcGATTTTAatccgattggggaggtaagcacccatcctttttgtaatcctttgtgttgagctaggatttgtatgaaatcctaacatgcaagtgcattgtcttaggatttcggccgatcaacatcgagttcgGTGCTTTTAGGTCGTTTTTCAAGATCtcaacaatccataggtgcggactattgttcttaggtggcctagcaccaattttagtatgagtttaatgattttgcttgcttagatgatgcatttggagaatctagaggaacctagggatgacatgttgttggaattgtatgaattgtatgtttatttctctttgatgttaatcttgcctctctcatgatctagtgtatggatgattacatgctcatgtttggttgatttctttttctcatatgtgttgcttcatattgtgtatgattcatttgctcttatgtatttgatcccttgaggtgtaggaagtgcttaacttcctcaccaacccacaccacacacatacaccttattcatgatattaatagtttgcttgctagagaaatttgaattgtatgttgagcaacatgagaacatggtgttgaatatacttgatgttacattggtagttggcatgctatgagtcactattcctacccttgggttggtcaggaacatgaggagagcgaaggtggttccgttggtaggaccaccttgaggctaaacccatgggtttgggcgagtacgtgtgggcggcagtagttaggctacatgggtcgcttgtacccgatgtcgttccgccacatacttgcctgggctcgtgcggtttagtccactggctgacccacctggtttgttaaccttgtttgctcacatatgtatgaaaattggaacaccctaccaccgttgtagcccatcgataccggatgaaatattgatccacagactcgtgagtcgggcatggtggaatgggatactatgtccgagctgtcggcctacgctggggtaacgcgtctcctcgtagtgaccacgagcgatcccacattcagcacccccatgtgcttgaagtcggggatgggggaaacccgactgggtcaaggatcgcgggttctcggcctcacacattggggggccttggcctcgcaattaGTTTAAGGCATTTGATATgtgggtgtatcagattctcaaatctgctggatgaatggacttaactaagaacccggttaacatcatcattgtacgacattagctaggttggcgactcggcaatcgaggtcgtgagggagtgttgacatatgagATCGTTAGACGGAGCTCtgagggagagttgtggtgagggcatacatcatatcatccaccatacatgtgcattaataaaattagttaggtatttgtgaatgattgcttttcattaaatttctattataattgatgcttgttgcaacttaagactaatagtacccaccgagttgatcactcactcccactgggacggtgttttaaaacaacaaccAGACTCGCCCATAGATGCGGTGATGTAGATTACGTGGAGCCTAGTgatgcgagtctcgaggaggaggacgagttcccttgcTTCCAATTGATGAGCGGGACctcgtcggatcagtagatgggtcgttggatagCTGCGCAGGCtctgctttattctttttgggcatgccattttttgtgattttgttgggcgtcaccttgtgtgcccgtttatattcttttggacatatatatataggtatagttgattttcttccatttagacttgtgtggttgtgcttcatgtttaaaattccaaaatgcgcatttagattggattaatcgcatattaatgaaaatcgttATAAGTGataactcgggagtcgagcgtatgcacaacctccgattttcagggctgACGTCCAGCCGTCCCGTCCGTCCTTGTCTGCATCTAATCGAGTAAGGGTCGGGGTCCAACAGTGGTCGGGGTCCGTCCGTCCATGGTCGCTGCCCATTGATGGTCCGCTGCCCCCTGGTGGTCGCTGTCCGTTGATGGCCCAACTGATGTATCGAATGGATCTGATGCATATTTGTCCACACATGGTGACTATTTAGCTAGTACAATCCATCATTTCTATATACCTTGCAATTCAGGCCATTGTAGTCCtgatttctctcttccttcttctctccacGTTGTTACACGCACATCTCTTAGTTTACTTAAACAGTTTCAGGATAAAAATGATTTATTCAAACTCTTTGGGCTGGTAAGTTGTACAACTGGTGCATCTTTTAATGTAGATTTCATGCACAAGCTTTTGGCTTTGCGAGTTTGATTGAATCACTTGCAGCTCTTCCTTTTGGCTATAAATAAGCTACCACCAAAAGCCTTACATGTTGCAGAAACAACCAATAGCATTCCTTGTTGTGGAAAAGGAGCCAAATAATGGGCGAAAGCAAATTTCTCTTGTCCACTGGAAGAAGGTAAGCATCTTGAACTTATGTCCATCAGGGTCTCTGGGATAACTTTTGGACATGAGCCTAGccataagacagatccaaaattcaagtgggccacacaataggaaaagtCATGAGCCAGCAAAactaatggacagtgtgaatgtcacaagtacatcatggcaggcccataTAGCTACCATCTTCTGGAACATCTAGTAGGCAGGTGTGCTGGCAATTCACATTTATTATTGTCCAAAATTTAGAGCagcttaaaaagaaagaaaacaaaaaaaagttGAATAACATGGTTGAAACTTTCTTGAGAGCACAAAAGTTTTGCAACAGGACCCTATTTGTTAAATTTCCTTGGAACATGTTAGATGGAATATaagtatcaaggtatgctactGGATGGTATTAACGATTTGTGTTTCCATCTCTACCATTTCatatgatgtggcctacttgagctatGCATCTCCCTTATGGATGTTTGGGTGACCtcattcaatccatgccatcctctTTCCATTTGGGTCGACACATATAAAGGCGTAGAAGTCATTGCCACTAACTAATACTTTTCGTTCTAAAAGTTACAGGATTCAAAAGAAAAGAGTCAATGGCAGCAAAATCAGTATATAAACAAAGGTGCATTTGTTGTATAGAAATCGGTGTTACCTACTTACCCAGTTACCCTAACTGCGTGGGGCCCAAATTGATGTATTTGCTGCATATCAGCACTGGccatctttttttccatatcattttaggataagataccaaaattcaaaaaaactcaaatatcaggtGAACATTCCActaaaaacagtgatgaatgaccattaaaaaccatttGTAGGCCACAGGAAAACTACCGATTCGAACCTTGCAAAATTCGATCCGACACGGTTTTCCTGacaagtcggactcggatcggttcagacCAGCACATATTTGGGTCTGTCCGAGTCAGCTGACTTAGACTCAGTCCCGGTTTTGTCCGAGTTCAGGTTGGGACATGTAAAATCCGGACCTGGTCGGGTTGGGCCAAATTCGAGTATGACTCGGTCCGATGCTCAACTCTACTtatgaatagatgggatggaaaataaatgtcatggtgggccctacaaaacttttaacggtgaaaatcaatttcccgttgctatgtggtgtggtccagttcatctttagatatgattttttttttttttttttgataatgctcccaaatgatctcgaaatatggatgaacgttgtgtatataataaatacgtagccgtggggccatgtaactttgatatcttcgagcaccaccgatacgcttgaaggaaaaagcaggggcattttctaACCTTTTGGCAGGCTATCCgcacagctggggcttattttcttgcaaagtaaaataaggtgggcttggtctcaTAAATGgaccataaatgggtcgtacagtcgcaaatttctccgGTATAATTGTCATATAACTGAGCGTAGGCACGTGCAAATAACGGAGTGAAAGAAAAATCAACGGTTGTACAGTgagaaagtgaagaaaatgatggatatataggaATGTCTGATggattttattttgaaacatggtCCACCCAACGTGGGAGCCGCTAGATCATGTGTGGTCAAGATTGACACATCAATCTGCCATGTGTGCTATGGACGGATAACTCTACAGTATTCCAGTTCTGGAAGCTCTACCGTGCAAATGGTGGGTTCCGCCTGATCTAGACTAATCAAACGAGTCCTGATGCTCGCAGCTGCACGAAAACAACGGACGGTTCAGATAAACTCGCCAACTGTTCACATTTGCGTGCCCGTGGCTGGCTAACTTCTAAAGGGCCCATTTTGATCTGGGCCACTGGAGTTGAGACCATCCGTggtttggactttggatggtaCAGATGTTGGGCTACAGAGATGCtaaggaggtgggccccatgatgccTGCCCAAGCTTCTCACCTGCTTCTGGCCCATTTGAACTGATCACACGCAGCAGCCGTATCACAACTTTCTGTACTATGCAAAATTTCCTTCTCAGATGCCACTTTTGTAGGAGATTAGTACTGTCAAgaggtaggccctaccatgaagatcacccctctagaaaatcaggatgatcccgcacaataagtgggccacagctATATGTTGAGTAAGACCgtcggttgtccattgattccatgttctgtcccacctgatgagtttaatggtctgatttttgttccaggtgatcttcatggcaaGGCCTACAATTTTAATGGTACTGATGAGATGATTCTGTGCCACAAGTTGCGATCCCTAGCTTGTATACCACCAGTTCTCCTGCCCCTCATTGTAATGACCCAAACTGTTGATCTACAAGGTTTCTCTGCAGAGTGCCATCATGAGAAAATCTCTCCCATCAGGGATCTCTCACCGCAAGCTGGGGTAAAAATAATTTCTGGTCAATGAGATTTTCGTCGTGATGCAGATATAGACCTTCTAAACGAACGGTCAGGATCACTATGTTCTGGGCCAAGGGGATGAGTAGACTGGGTAAGTCTCGAGGTAGTTTTCCAACTTAGAATTCATTTTCATTAAATGGTGGCAACTCATCCATCATAGACGTGGCCCATTTACTATAGTCCGGTACGATGATAATGAATCCAGTGGATGGGACCCAAAAAGTACTTTTGTGTGTTACAGAAACCTCATGGGGTCTTCAAGATATGGTATGGGCCACACATTCTCCGCATGGTATGGGCCACCCACGCAGTCTGATACTGCTGGTCTAGTCCAAGTCAACCTTAGCCTCTGTGGTACTCAGATATCATGAGTTAACTCCAACTCGAGCAAGTTGAGTCGATTCAGCTCCGACTCAGGTTAACCTTGGCTTGACTTAGGACTGAACAAGTTAGTTCATGTGGTCCATttatttaaaaatgatttttatatgcTCCTTCCCAATGCAACATGAATGGATTTTAATTTCAAAATGCATTGCCAATGTACCATGATAAAATTCACATGGCCGTATAAATGACATTTTATGTCGTTAGCTCAGTTTCATGAACTCTCTTGTCTATTCTCTTCTAAATATTGAaactagggctatcaatgggatGTGTCTGGGTTCTCCTTGGCCAAGATTTTGAACCATTCCACCCAATCCCATTCAAAATTTTGCATTTGCTCTACTAGTTCTAACCCGTTTACTAGTTCTCAGTTTTCACATGATAATTATGATAACGATTTCATTGATTatccttctcttttattgagatagatttaattattattattattatttccataCATGTAAATGTAATTTTCTCATGGCATGATTCGTTGTCCTGTATATGATGTCCATCTCTACAAAAACTCCATAATTAACAATAAAGCAATATACTCGAAAAGTTGAGATTAATTTCTAGGCACATTTTAGAGCATTTACAATCCATTACAATATATTTCTCTAGAAGTCTACATTACTATATGAATATGTAGACATTTATTCCTTGGACAAATCCAAATATCATGGTAACTTTATCCCCTCTAGAACACTTTTACAATATTATAAAACAACCCCTTATAACAAAAGACATAATGCCATGCCTGAAAGCGAATTTCAAAAATATCCTTATAACAAAAGATCTATATACCCATGCATAAAAGAGAATTGCGAAGATGCAACTCAAGTTAGCACAATATTCCAATATTGAAAGTTACTTTCCAACCGATATGAAAATAATCACAGGTGTAACATCAATTGACATCCTTGCAGAAGTTTGTTGTTTGTTCTCTACAGGACAAAGCACTTGCTTGGGGGAGATATGATATGGCAGCGATAGTAGATTGAGAATAAGGTCGAGCACCAATGAGAGAGTTACAACCATATCTTAAACATAAACACTACCATAAATGAAAAAATCATAAAAGATGAGAAAAGTGCACTATTGATAATAACTTTCTCCTTTCATTGGTCTATTTTAATTCTCTCCCCCTCTTTGACCAAGTCAATAAAAACTTGATATTTCTGACTTAGTCTTATATTCGACTTTAGTTGTGATTGATTGGGGCCATTTCTTCCATTTGTGCGAGTAATTAGAGCGTGCAAATATGATATTATAGTCATTTGATCTAATTGCTATTATGATGTAGGATGTGGCACAAATGCATTCTTACTATGGTTGGATCAAAAGAAAGTTAAATAGAAGTGGAAGTATTCTGTTAAATTCAAGCCTAGTCTTACAAAGAGCATGCATAACGTAACTATGCCCCATGCTATCCGGCTTGAAGAAATTCATTCCAAATGAAGAAATTATCATTTAAAGTGTGAAGCATAAAtcgactataacttttgatccaggcaTTATTACGGGATGCACAACTTATTGATCTTTGTATAGCGAGCCATCTGAGGTCAACCAACCCATGTAGTGGGTCGGGTTGCATCCGTTTCTAGacaaaacacatacttcatgttcaaaattgtaatttttagaagaaaaaaattattatttttagttatttcaatttttgtcgtatctacttatttttatagttttaggattttcttcttttttaaaagaaattgttTATAATAATTTTGAGAATTCTTAGGTAAAGTTTATTTAATGTTTTTATTTTCGACAAATTTAGTCTTTATgtagatttttattattattttggataattttgaattaggacttgattttttttgttattttagataattttgaattagggcttgaattttctttattAGTGTTGTAATCGAGAAAACTATATAAACATTATTCAGTAAaactatataatttttttatggaTTCCAAAACTTTCTTTATATTCATAAGGTTTTACTCACTTGAGAAAGACAGTGATCCTCCTCATTGCTTTTCACGCTCTTCCCTATCCCATATTAGGGAGAACAATAACTTGAAAAACCCACTTATGCTCATTAAAAGATCCAACACATCTAGGGAACACCAGTCCGCGGCATCTACCTCTGATGATCAATACTCACGGtcatttgaaatccaacggtttggattgttttATAGGCCATGTTCCATCAAGAGTGGGCCTGATAGTCTGGATTGAAGTACATGTTTGCCACGTGTATTTTTGTACGTGCGAGTGTATGATCAATATTTGGGGTGGAGAAGTTCCTAGAGGAACGCATGACTCGCATGCAATGACATTGGCTACGTACTTTTCTGTCTTTCTCGAAAATCCAACGGCTTAAACACAACACTTCCATGGAAATCTTGCAACAGTGTAAAGATCAACTACAGATTATTCATCTAGAAAGGGACATGATTTACTCGATCATAACAACAAGAAACTGTAGCTTTGAATGCCTTTGTTCCAAAGACCAAGACCCAAAAGTTTCAAAAAAGGAAAAGCACACGTAAAAGAAACAAAACATCAGATGAGTAAGCTATTTATCTCTTCAATCATCTCATAGAAGCCTCTTCTCTAaacatgaattttaaaaaaaagttcaaaacATCTCTGAAATGGGTGGACGAGATCAGCCAATGAGTAACGCACGCAGTGATACTAGAGATGGAAGTTATTTAAccccaatccaaaccgttcaaatcgtGGGCCGCACTGTTTCTGGGTCATAACCAAAATTTTGTACTGAATGGGTTACTTTAAAGGTCCAGTCGGTGGCTAGCAAATGGACGGGTTAAAATGAATAACAGTTAACGGTCTAAATACGACAAAATGTCTGTCGATCAAAGGTCATGATCGTCCAATCAATTTTGACGCTTTGGATTGAGGTACACGTATGCCACGCCTACAATGTTTGTGTGCATTTGCATTGATCAACGGTGCTCATTCTTCACCAAAGTATAGTGAACAACTTCCCATGCAGTAGAGACTAGAGAGTAAGATCCGTCCATCTCCACCACTCTAGACTAATGGGTTAGTCGTGGAAGGTCCATAGCCGTTCATCACACCTGACCATGATCCTAGTCGAGTCATCGGGTACCCGAATGTATCCTTTCCAACTTCAGAGCAACCCTGGTCCTGCCAATCAAGTGATAAGAGCTTGTTGCTTGGCTTCATTTCCATTGCATTTGAATCATCATTTCCTCCAAACGGGTGCAACAGTCTCTCTCCGTTTTCCATATACGAACTATGGGTCCCATCCATGGAAAACCCAAATGGAGAAGTTAGCCCATGAAGGCTAGATGGGTTGAACCCATGGCCTACTTCTCCTAAACCACCCAAATGGCTCGACTCACTGCTTCCCATGAAAGAGAAATTCCTAGTATTTCCTAATATCGCGTCGAACTTATTCTCCGTGAATTCGACATTTCTATGGCTCCCCAGCATTGAATCATATTTGCATTCTGCAAAATTAGGGTTTCCTAGCATAGTGTTGATATGTGCCACTTGGGGCCCACTAAAAGAGAGGTGGAGATCAGGTGCAGACATGTGGGAGATATCCAGATGTTGGTTGGGAGATTGATCTGTTGGTTTCTTCGTAGCTGTCTTCTTGTTCTTCCTGCAACCGCCTCCAAC
Protein-coding regions in this window:
- the LOC131235213 gene encoding dof zinc finger protein DOF5.6; this encodes MGLTSLQVCMDTPDWLQGVVDEERRMDSSSSPSGEMITCPRPMLERRLRPQHDQALKCPRCDSTHTKFCYYNNYSLSQPRYFCKTCRRYWTKGGSLRNVPVGGGCRKNKKTATKKPTDQSPNQHLDISHMSAPDLHLSFSGPQVAHINTMLGNPNFAECKYDSMLGSHRNVEFTENKFDAILGNTRNFSFMGSSESSHLGGLGEVGHGFNPSSLHGLTSPFGFSMDGTHSSYMENGERLLHPFGGNDDSNAMEMKPSNKLLSLDWQDQGCSEVGKDTFGYPMTRLGSWSGVMNGYGPSTTNPLV